The following coding sequences lie in one Asterias amurensis chromosome 18, ASM3211899v1 genomic window:
- the LOC139950546 gene encoding somatostatin receptor type 2-like translates to MASVGNSTVEPFSDLYGDSDWIYFVTGSFSYIVCVIGLLANTWVICVLLCKLGLKTAGNMYILNLAIADDLFLAGLALQAAYQITEVWHFGEFLCRAALAFDGLNMYASAFFVTALSIERYMAVSRSSRARLHRKRRQAAAVSVLIWVISILAAIPTLLASYYITNTREDYICITTFSNFGDPGVEFWNQAFITYNFVLGLCVPLLVSCFCYGMLIVQMRQVSMRNDAGADVKRVTRIVTGVVVVFFLCWAPFYLVRMILVYNPSLMYWSGKPFVFELSLCFTYINSCVNPFIYALISEKFRENLPCLALRGRGYISGKRTAVCDRNSTALTDIHRNSVITNNDSS, encoded by the coding sequence ATGGCGTCCGTCGGAAATTCTACCGTGGAGCCGTTTTCGGACTTGTATGGTGATTCTGATTGGATCTACTTTGTAACCGGGTCCTTTTCGTACATTGTTTGCGTCATCGGACTGTTGGCGAACACCTGGGTCATATGCGTTTTGCTATGCAAGCTCGGACTAAAGACCGCCGGTAATATGTACATTCTAAACCTAGCCATTGCGGATGACCTTTTCTTAGCTGGTCTTGCCCTCCAGGCTGCCTACCAGATCACGGAGGTCTGGCACTTCGGGGAGTTTCTGTGCCGTGCCGCGCTGGCTTTTGACGGATTGAATATGTACGCGAGTGCCTTCTTCGTGACGGCTTTGAGCATCGAGAGGTACATGGCTGTCAGCCGGTCCAGCCGGGCGCGGCTCCATCGCAAACGGCGCCAGGCGGCTGCTGTTAGCGTCCTCATCTGGGTGATTTCTATACTAGCCGCCATTCCGACGCTTCTAGCAAGTTACTACATCACCAACACGAGGGAAGACTACATCTGCATCACGACGTTCTCAAACTTCGGCGACCCGGGCGTTGAGTTCTGGAACCAGGCGTTCATCACCTACAACTTCGTTCTCGGACTCTGCGTGCCGCTACTGGTCAGCTGCTTCTGCTACGGTATGCTGATTGTTCAAATGAGACAAGTGTCAATGCGGAATGACGCAGGTGCTGACGTCAAACGCGTCACGCGTATCGTCACCGGAGTGGTCGTAGTCTTCTTTCTGTGCTGGGCGCCGTTCTATCTAGTACGAATGATACTAGTCTATAACCCAAGCCTCATGTACTGGAGTGGTAAACCATTTGTGTTTGAGCTTAGTCTTTGCTTTACGTATATAAATAGTTGTGTCAATCCTTTTATTTACGCGCTGATTAGTGAGAAGTTCAGAGAGAACTTACCGTGTTTGGCACTCCGGGGTCGCGGATACATCAGCGGGAAAAGAACTGCCGTCTGTGACCGGAACTCGACGGCACTGACGGACATCCACCGGAACTCTGTCATAACAAACAATGATTCCAGTTAG